AAAGAATGCGGCTTTTTTTGGAGGATTGGCTTTGTTGGTTTTCTCCACCTTCCTGGATCTTTTTATCTATGAACAGGCGGCGGCGAGTTTGGTACAAACTACGGACCTGAAAAAACAAATCCTGGAAGTGATCTATTGGATTTTGCCTCAGGAAGGAACGATCTTCTTCTTTTCAAGCTCTCTTCTCGCAAAGAGCCTTTCTCAGGTTCATTATTACGGGGAATATTCCTTGGCGCAGGTTGGGGTTTGGATTTTTCTCTCTTTGGGTTTTGGAAAAGTTGTTCTGGACAGGAAAGAACTTTGAACGAAAAGTACCGATTGACAAATCTCTAAAGAGTCATAATTCTACCTTGGGTTGACGTTTCGCCGGCCCGATTGGATTTTGGAAATCGGTAAATGAAGATTCAATGGTATCACTACGAAAAGGAAGGTTATTACCTTTCCGTCAAGAATCTCAACGTTCCCATTGAGTCCCTCAACCCTCTCTATCTTAGAATCACTCATCTCAATCGTAACATCGATAAGATCATCAGTTTTCTCCTGGATCGTTATCTTCAATATCTGGATATCACTTCTCTTCGAGAATGTATCTTTTCCATCTTAAGAGAAACGATCATGAACGCCGTAAAGGCAAATCAGAAAAGGGTGATTTTTCAGGAAGCCGGCCTGGATATCACGGATCCGAAACAATACATTATCGGAATGGAAAAATTCAAATCCGAACTGATTTCTAAAAAAGATCTTTATACGGATCTTCTGGAAGAAAAGGGCCTTCACGTTTTGATTACGTTCGGTTTTAATCAAAATAGTTTTTTACTAAAGGTTGCGAATAACGTAGGCATTCTTCCGGAAGAAGACCAAAGGGTTCAGGAAAGAATTTCCAAAGCCCATACTTACAACGATCTTTCCGAAGTTTTTGAAAACCACGGAGACGAATCCGAGGGAGCGGGGCTCGGACTTGCGATGTCTTTGTTGATGTTAAAAAACGAAGGGATTGAAGGGGATTCTTATCGGATCAAATCGGAAGATGGGGTCACTTCGGCTTATATCAAAATTCCTTTTGGATTCAAAAAACGGAATATTAATCTTCAAAAAACTGGAGATATTCTTTCCGAGGTCGATACACTTCCGACCTTTCCCGATAATATCAATCAGATCATGAGCCTGATCAACAAGCCGGATTCTTCGATTCAAAGTATTACCGAACTCGTAGGAAGGGACGTTTCTCTTTCCACAAATATTCTCAAGTTGGCAAATTCCGCGTCTTTTAGTCAAAGGACAAGGGTTGAAAATTTGGACGACGCGATCAAGGTGATCGGTTTGTCCGAGTTGAACAACATTCTTCTGAGTTTAGGAACCAAAAAGATATTAGAAGAACGTTATAAAGAATTTGAAGCGATCTGGGAACGTTCCAGCCTTTCCGCGTTTATCTGCAGAAGGTTGGGAGAAAGAATGGAATGGAAAAAACAAACCGTCACCGTTTTGGTTTGTGCGGCCCTTTTGCACGACGTAGGCCGAGTGATTCTTCTTTCCTTGGAACCCGAGATCTCAGCCAAAATTTCCGATTTGCTCGGGAACCGTTCCTTTCCGTCCCCTTTGACTTTGGAAGAAGCTGCATTAGGAATTTCTCATACAACTTTAGGCGGAATGATTTGTGAAAAGTGGAATTTCTCGGATACGATTCGAGTCTCCGCAGAAATGCATCACCGACCTCTTCTTGTAAAAAAAGAATTCCAGGACGCCGTGTTTACGATTTA
This is a stretch of genomic DNA from Leptospira tipperaryensis. It encodes these proteins:
- a CDS encoding HDOD domain-containing protein, whose translation is MKIQWYHYEKEGYYLSVKNLNVPIESLNPLYLRITHLNRNIDKIISFLLDRYLQYLDITSLRECIFSILRETIMNAVKANQKRVIFQEAGLDITDPKQYIIGMEKFKSELISKKDLYTDLLEEKGLHVLITFGFNQNSFLLKVANNVGILPEEDQRVQERISKAHTYNDLSEVFENHGDESEGAGLGLAMSLLMLKNEGIEGDSYRIKSEDGVTSAYIKIPFGFKKRNINLQKTGDILSEVDTLPTFPDNINQIMSLINKPDSSIQSITELVGRDVSLSTNILKLANSASFSQRTRVENLDDAIKVIGLSELNNILLSLGTKKILEERYKEFEAIWERSSLSAFICRRLGERMEWKKQTVTVLVCAALLHDVGRVILLSLEPEISAKISDLLGNRSFPSPLTLEEAALGISHTTLGGMICEKWNFSDTIRVSAEMHHRPLLVKKEFQDAVFTIYLSDMIIDISQGLADYSLIQTSVLQHFGFKKEEEYLEFTKKVLKEYQDFNKKS